A genomic stretch from Falco cherrug isolate bFalChe1 chromosome 1, bFalChe1.pri, whole genome shotgun sequence includes:
- the RPS6KB1 gene encoding ribosomal protein S6 kinase beta-1 isoform X2, with product MDHGGVGQYDLGMEHCEKFEISETSVNRGPEKIRPECFELLRVLGKGGYGKVFQVRKVTGANTGKIFAMKVLKKAMIVRNAKDTAHTKAERNILEEVKHPFIVDLIYAFQTGGKLYLILEYLSGGELFMQLEREGIFMEDTACFYLAEISMALGHLHQKGIIYRDLKPENIMLNHQGHVKLTDFGLCKESIHDGTVTHTFCGTIEYMAPEILMRSGHNRAVDWWSLGALMYDMLTGAPPFTGENRKKTIDKILKCKLNLPPYLTQEARDLLKKLLKRNAASRLGAGPGDAGEVQAHPFFRHINWDELLARKVEPPFKPLLQSEEDVSQFDSKFTRQTPVDSPDDSTLSESANQVFLGFTYVAPSVLESVKEKFSFEPKIRSPRRFIGSPRTPVSPVKFSPGEFWGRGASASASNTQTPVEYPMETSGIEQMDVTVCGEASAPLPIRQPNSGPYKKQAFPMISKRPEHLRMNL from the exons ATGGACCATGGAGGAGTTGGCCAATATGACCT TGGCATGGAACATTGTGAAAAATTTGAGATTTCAGAGACTAGTGTAAACAGAGGTCCAGAAAAGATCCGACCAGAGTGCTTTGAGTTACTGCGCGTACTTGGCAAAGGTGGCTATGGAAAG GTGTTTCAAGTACGAAAAGTAACTGGAGCAAACACCGGGAAAATATTTGCCATGAAAGTTCTTAAAAAG GCAATGATTGTAAGGAACGCAAAGGATACAGCTCACACAAAAGCAGAGCGGAATATACTGGAGGAAGTGAAACATCCCTTCATTGTAGACTTAATTTATGCCTTTCAGACCGGTGGAAAACTCTACCTCATCCTTGAGTATCTCAGTG GAGGAGAACTATTTATGCAGTTAGAGAGAGAAGGGATATTTATGGAAGACACAGCTTG CTTTTACTTGGCAGAAATCTCAATGGCACTGGGGCATTTGCATCAAAAAGGAATCATCTACCGTGATCTGAAGCCAGAAAACATCATGCTTAATCACCAAG gtCATGTAAAATTGACTGACTTCGGATTATGTAAAGAATCTATTCACGATGGAACAGTCACACACACATTCTGTGGAACAATTGAATACAT GGCCCCTGAAATCTTGATGAGGAGTGGGCATAATCGTGCTGTGGACTGGTGGAGTTTGGGGGCATTAATGTATGACATGCTGACTGGAGCA CCTCCTTTCACTGgggagaacagaaagaaaacaatcgACAAGATTCTCAAGTGTAAACTCAACTTGCCTCCCTACCTCACACAAGAAGCCAGAGATCTGCTTAAAAAG CtgctaaaaagaaatgctgcctCACGTCTAGGAGCTGGTCCTGGAGATGCTGGAGAAGTTCAG GCTCACCCGTTCTTCAGACACATTAACTGGGATGAGCTGTTGGCACGAAAGGTGGAACCTCCTTTTAAACCCTTATTG cAATCTGAAGAGGATGTGAGCCAGTTTGATTCAAAGTTTACACGTCAGACACCTGTTGATAGCCCAGATGACTCTACTCTCAGTGAAAGTGCCAACCAGGTCTTTCTG GGTTTTACGTATGTGGCTCCATCTGTACTTGAAAGCGtaaaagagaaattttcttttgaaccAAAAATTCGATCACCTCGCAGATTCATAGGTAGCCCTAGGACGCCAGTCAG cCCTGTAAAGTTTTCCCCTGGGGAATTCTGGGGAAGAGGTGCTTCTGCCAGCGCATCAAATACTCAGACACCTGTGGAATATCCAATGGAGACAAGCGGAATAGAACAAATGGATGTGACAGTCTGTGGAGAGGCCTCTGCACCACTTCCAATCCGGCAACCAAACTCTGGGCCATATAAAAAACAAGCTTTTCCCATGATTTCCAAACGACCAGAGCACTTGCGCATGAATCTATGa
- the RPS6KB1 gene encoding ribosomal protein S6 kinase beta-1 isoform X1, with protein sequence MAGVFDIDLDQPEEAASDEELEEGGQLSESMDHGGVGQYDLGMEHCEKFEISETSVNRGPEKIRPECFELLRVLGKGGYGKVFQVRKVTGANTGKIFAMKVLKKAMIVRNAKDTAHTKAERNILEEVKHPFIVDLIYAFQTGGKLYLILEYLSGGELFMQLEREGIFMEDTACFYLAEISMALGHLHQKGIIYRDLKPENIMLNHQGHVKLTDFGLCKESIHDGTVTHTFCGTIEYMAPEILMRSGHNRAVDWWSLGALMYDMLTGAPPFTGENRKKTIDKILKCKLNLPPYLTQEARDLLKKLLKRNAASRLGAGPGDAGEVQAHPFFRHINWDELLARKVEPPFKPLLQSEEDVSQFDSKFTRQTPVDSPDDSTLSESANQVFLGFTYVAPSVLESVKEKFSFEPKIRSPRRFIGSPRTPVSPVKFSPGEFWGRGASASASNTQTPVEYPMETSGIEQMDVTVCGEASAPLPIRQPNSGPYKKQAFPMISKRPEHLRMNL encoded by the exons ATGGCGGGCGTGTTCGACATCGACCTGGACCAGCCTGAGGAGGCGGCTTCGGacgaggagctggaggagggg GGTCAATTAAGTGAGAGCATGGACCATGGAGGAGTTGGCCAATATGACCT TGGCATGGAACATTGTGAAAAATTTGAGATTTCAGAGACTAGTGTAAACAGAGGTCCAGAAAAGATCCGACCAGAGTGCTTTGAGTTACTGCGCGTACTTGGCAAAGGTGGCTATGGAAAG GTGTTTCAAGTACGAAAAGTAACTGGAGCAAACACCGGGAAAATATTTGCCATGAAAGTTCTTAAAAAG GCAATGATTGTAAGGAACGCAAAGGATACAGCTCACACAAAAGCAGAGCGGAATATACTGGAGGAAGTGAAACATCCCTTCATTGTAGACTTAATTTATGCCTTTCAGACCGGTGGAAAACTCTACCTCATCCTTGAGTATCTCAGTG GAGGAGAACTATTTATGCAGTTAGAGAGAGAAGGGATATTTATGGAAGACACAGCTTG CTTTTACTTGGCAGAAATCTCAATGGCACTGGGGCATTTGCATCAAAAAGGAATCATCTACCGTGATCTGAAGCCAGAAAACATCATGCTTAATCACCAAG gtCATGTAAAATTGACTGACTTCGGATTATGTAAAGAATCTATTCACGATGGAACAGTCACACACACATTCTGTGGAACAATTGAATACAT GGCCCCTGAAATCTTGATGAGGAGTGGGCATAATCGTGCTGTGGACTGGTGGAGTTTGGGGGCATTAATGTATGACATGCTGACTGGAGCA CCTCCTTTCACTGgggagaacagaaagaaaacaatcgACAAGATTCTCAAGTGTAAACTCAACTTGCCTCCCTACCTCACACAAGAAGCCAGAGATCTGCTTAAAAAG CtgctaaaaagaaatgctgcctCACGTCTAGGAGCTGGTCCTGGAGATGCTGGAGAAGTTCAG GCTCACCCGTTCTTCAGACACATTAACTGGGATGAGCTGTTGGCACGAAAGGTGGAACCTCCTTTTAAACCCTTATTG cAATCTGAAGAGGATGTGAGCCAGTTTGATTCAAAGTTTACACGTCAGACACCTGTTGATAGCCCAGATGACTCTACTCTCAGTGAAAGTGCCAACCAGGTCTTTCTG GGTTTTACGTATGTGGCTCCATCTGTACTTGAAAGCGtaaaagagaaattttcttttgaaccAAAAATTCGATCACCTCGCAGATTCATAGGTAGCCCTAGGACGCCAGTCAG cCCTGTAAAGTTTTCCCCTGGGGAATTCTGGGGAAGAGGTGCTTCTGCCAGCGCATCAAATACTCAGACACCTGTGGAATATCCAATGGAGACAAGCGGAATAGAACAAATGGATGTGACAGTCTGTGGAGAGGCCTCTGCACCACTTCCAATCCGGCAACCAAACTCTGGGCCATATAAAAAACAAGCTTTTCCCATGATTTCCAAACGACCAGAGCACTTGCGCATGAATCTATGa